Sequence from the Zeugodacus cucurbitae isolate PBARC_wt_2022May chromosome 5, idZeuCucr1.2, whole genome shotgun sequence genome:
agcactcatcagcatctcggtataagggaactgtggaacggcatctcaaactcactgcgtaccgctgcagccgaaacaattggttttcggcaacgacaaaaaacaagctggtacgatgaggagtgccgtctcgcagcggagagaaaacatactgcctacctcgcaacgttgcaaacaaccacaacacgtgcgggatgggatagataccgagagctgaagagggaagcgagacgcatttgcagacaaaaaaagaaagaggccgaaatgcgtgagtacgaagaggttgagaagctggcagacagagggaatgctcgaaaattttatgaaaaaattaagcgacttaacgaaggtttcaagaccggagcatccacatgtagagaccaaggtggtaatctggtaaccgatgtccagggcatactgggattatggaaggaacacttctccgacctgctgaatggcagtgagagtacaacaccaggagatggcgaacccgatcccccaatcgatgacgatggaacagatgttccattacccgaccatgaagaaattcgaatagcaattacccgcttgaagaacaacaaagcagcgggggccgatagattaccagcagaactattcaaatacggcggcgaagaactgataaggtgcatgcataagcttctttgcagaatatggtcggaagaaagcatgcctgacgattggaatctcagtgtgctctgcccaatccataaaaagggagatcccacaatctgcgccaattaccgtgggatcagcctcctaaatatcgcatgcaaggttctatcgagcgtactgtgtgaaagactaaagcccaccgtcaacaaactgattggaccttatcagtgtggctttagacctggaaaatcaacaaccgaccagatattcacaatgcgccaaattttggagaagacccgtgaaaagaggatcgactttttgtcgattttaaagctgctttcgacagcacgaaaaggagttgcctttacgccgcgatgtctgaatttggtatccccgcaaaactaatacggctgtgtaaattgacgttgagcaacaccaaaagctccgtcgtgattgggaaggacctctccgagccgttcgataccaaacgaggtttcagacaaggtgactcactattgtgcgacttctttaacctgatgctggaaagaattataagagctgcagagctaaaccgagaaggtacaatcttctacaagagtgtacagctcctggcgtacgccgatgatattgatatcatcggaagcaacaaccgcgccgtttgttctgctttttcccgcatggataaggaggcgaagcgaatgggtctggaggtgaatgaggacaagacgaaatatctcctgtcatcaaacaaacagtcggcgcattcgcgtcttggctcccacgtctctgttgacagtcataacttcgaggtcgtagataatttcgtatacctgggaaccagcatcaacaacacgaacaatgtcagcctcgaaatccagcgcagaataactcttgccaacaggtgctactttggactgagtaggcaattgaacagtaaagtcctctctcgacgaaccaaaatcaagctctacaagtcgcttatcattcccgttctgctttacggtgcagaagcttggacgatgtcaacatcagatgagacgacagtacaacggcgaataccgcagacgatggaacgatgagctgtacgagttatacgaagacattgacatagttcagcgaataaaaagacagcggctacgctggctaggtcatgttgtccgaatggacgaaaacactccagccctgaaagtgttcgatgcagtacccgcgggaggaagccgaggaaggggaaggcctccactccgttggagggaccaggtggagagcgacctttttacacttgggatctccaactggcgccgaactgcgaaggagagagagaggtggcgcactatcgttgattctataaccggctaaacggttgcaacgccaatcacatacatacacccaaatacactaaatttaatttatatcgaAACTAATCATCTTAATTTATTTGGCAAACCGGCAACTCAACGTCGAGTACCTCGACattttggtccttcgagccggatagtccaaaaatgagaagaaatcggataataacaccgcccacctcccgtacaaagggtaggttgaaaattactaaaagtgcgttaactcactaacgaataacgtcagaaacactaaattttacagaagaaaaagCAGAAAGAAGcagcactcagatctttttataaaatggaaaatgggtatataatatatggaaaatgaaattcggtatataatattttcttgacaccctgaaatggatgaaatcggttcaaaaccacgacaacttttcatataactcaattttgaagtctatctgatttcttcactttataagatatacataaggaaccaatgaagatagcgaaataaaactttacacaaatactgtatatgatccgtggcatcacttgtccAAGATAACTtgtcaatgccccggatatcgaatatgaagaactcagtgccttatggcaatttttcaccgaaaatatcggcaaatatctcagatatctcaatttaattcaaaggaaatcgttttcttctaatagtatgtctctgtaccagaaatggttaaaatcccCTAGCTcttatatagctaattatatatatatatatatttggcgtaggaaccgctttaagcgattatagccgaatccaccagagcgcgccactcattcctcctttttgctttttggcgccaattggaaacaccaagtgaagccaggtcactttgcacttggtctttccaccggagtggaggtcgtcctcttccgcggcttcctccagcgggtactgcatcgaatactttcagagctggagtgttttcttccatccgtacaacatgacctagccagcgtagccgctgtctttttattcgctgaactatgtcaatgtcgtcgtataaatcgtacagctcatcgttccatcgcctgcggtattcgccgttgccaatgtttagaggaccaaaaatcttgcgcaaaacctttctctcgaaaaccccaagagtcgtctcatcggatgttggcatcgtccacgcttcagcgccatacatcaggacgggaataatgagcgacttatagagtttgattttggttcgtcgagagaggactttacttttcaattgcctactcagtccaaagtagcacctgttggcaagagtgattctgcgttggatttcaaggctgacattgttggtgttgttaatgctggttcccagataaacgaaattatctacaacttcaaagttatgactgtcaacagtgacgtgggagccaagatgcgagtgcgccgactgtttgtttgatgacaggagatatttcgtcttgtcctcattcaccaccagacccatacgcttcgcttctttatctagtctggaaaacgcagaacaaacggcgcggttgttgcttccgatgatatcaatatcatcggcatacgccaggagctgtacactcttgtagaagattgtaccctctctatttagttctgcagctcgtattattttttccagcaatagattgaagaagtcgcacgatagtgagtcaccctgtctgaagcctcgtttggtatcgaacggctcggagaggtccttcccgatcctgacggagcttttggtgttgctcaacgtcagcttacatagccgtattagttttgcagggataccaaattcagacatcgcggcataaaggcagctccttttcgtgctatcgaaggcagctttaaaatcgattaaaaagatggtgagtatcgattcttctctctcgggtcttttccaagatttggcgcatggtgaatatctggtccattgtggattttccaggtctaaagccacactgataaggtccaatcagttcgttgacggtgggctttagtctttcacacaatacgctcgacaaaaccttatatgcgatattgaggagacttataccacggtagttggcgcagattgtggggtctcccttcttatggattgggcagagcacactaagattccaatcgtcaggcatgctttcttccgaccatattctacaaagaagctgatgcatgcaccttatcagttcttcgccgccgtatttgaatagctcggccggtaatccatcggcccccgccgctttgttgttcttcaagcgggtaattactattcgaatttcttcatagtcgggtaatggaacatctattccatcgtcatcgattggggaatcgggttcgccatctcctggtgttgtactttcactgccattgagcaggtcggagaagtgttccctccataatcccagtgtgctctggacatccgctaccagattaccttctcggtccctacatgataatgctccggtcttgaaaccttctgttaatcgcctcatcttttcataaaattttcgagcattacccatgtcggccagcttttcaagcttttcatactcacgcatttcggcctctttctttttacgtctgcaaatgcgtctcgcttccctcttcagttctcgatatctatcccaccccgaacgtgttgtggtcgatcgcaacgttgcgaggtaggcagtctgttttctctccactgcggaacgacaattctcatcgtaccaactggttttttggcgttgccgtagaccaattgtttcggctgcagcggtatgcaatgagtttgagatgccgttccacagctcccttatatcgagatgctgatgagtgctctcagagagcaggagtgcaagtcgagtagaaaatcgttcggctgtcggttgtgattgcagcttttcgacggcgaaccttccttgtgtttgttgacgggcgttctttgctgcacagaggcgagtgcgtatctttgctgctactagataatggtccgagtcaatgtttggtcctcggagcgtacgcacgtctaaaacactggagacatgtcttccgtctatcacaacgtgatcgatttggttgcgcgtgtttcgatcaggggacagccacgttgcttgatgaatttttttatgctggaatctggtactacagacaaccatatttcgggccccagcgaagtcgatcagcctcaggccgtatggcgatgtttcgtcatggaggctgaattttccgactgttgtgccaaagacaccttctttacccaccctggcgttaaaatcgccaagcacgattttgacatcgtggcgggggcagcgctcataggtgcgttctaggcgctcatagaaagcgtctttggtcacatcgtccttctcttccgttggggcgtgggcgcaaatcagcgatatgttgaagaacctcgcttttatgcggattgtggctagacgttcatccaccggggtgaatgccaggactcggcgacggagtctctctcccaccacaaatccaacaccaaatttgcgctcctttatatggccgctgtagtagatgtcacaaggaccctaattataagattttcaaaaatacgatgagcttaatagcttataaatcggttaatatgtgaaatatctttgccaaattaagtgagcaacactctcagatataatgtatgtatgttggtgatgaaaatgagtgaaatcggttcaggaattacctcagcctatatactatatatgatggttttcgttttttattggactttatgccgaatatatgggtcaaattgtgtgtgatcttaataaaaatatagcaataaattacgagagtgtAAAAcgttcggttccacccgaacttagcctttccttacttgcttataattattattataagtgttgcaatatctacatattttgcaaacaaatcaaaataaataaaaatgtagtaTGTTATGCCAaagatagaaatatatttatttataggaaTTAACTGtagttttatatttctatttgacaatTAACGTAAAGTATTCTGGAAaacatgaaaagaaaaaatattcataagacattttatattttccagtATATTAAATAACACCAATTTATTTTAGACTCAATTAAGATCGTGCAACTTACAGAggtaatacattttatatactcacttagttatgtatgtaaaatatatgtgtCATAATAGTTTACTTTTAGATTGATATGAGCGTATTATATTTACGAAATTCGAcggtaaaatttaataaaaaatatgctgtATTGATTTCACCTTTCCGGAGGAAAGGAGTAAATTCTTCAGCATCGAAAGGTTCGAGACAAACACAGGGGACTAAACCACCGCCAAATAAAGCTCCGCCCCCAGTTCCACCCGGTGTTCCACCGCCACAAACTAAAAAGACATTTGGCCCTCTATCAGATCAAGATAGAATTTTTACAAATCTTCATGGTCGCCATGACTGGCGATTAAAAGGTGCATTAAAGCAAGGTGATTGGTATAAGACgcgagacatattattaaaggGCTCAGAGTggataataaatgaaatgaaagcgtCTGGTTTGAGAGGTCGTGGTGGTGCAGGTTTTTCAACCGGTCTTAAATGGTCTTTCATGAGTAAACCACCGGACGGTCGGCCAAAGTTTCTTGTAGTTAACGCGGACGAGGGTGAGCCGGGCACTTGTAAAGATCGAGATATTCTACGGCATAGCCCTCACAAACTTGTGGAGGGTTGTCTTTTAGCTGGGCGAGCAATTGGAGCCCGAGCTGCTATTATTTATATACGAGGTGAATTCTATAATGAGGCATGTAACACGCAAACAGCCATTGCTGAGGCATATAATGCCGGTTTTCTGGGTAAAAACGTATGTGGGTCCGGTTTTGACTTTGACGTGTACATGCATCGTGGAGCTGGAGCTTACGTGTGTGGTGAGGAAACAGCTTTGATTGAGTCGTTGGAAGGAAAGACTGGTAAACCGCGTTTAAAACCTCCATTCCCTGCTGATGTGGGTGTATTTGGTTGTCCTACAACTGTCAACAACGTAGAAACTATATCCGTTGCTCCTACTATTTTACGACGAGGGGCCAATTGGTTTGCTAGCTTTGGTAGAACTCGCAATTCtggtacaaaaatatttgctatttctGGGCATGTTAATAAACCTTGTACCTTCGAAGAAGAGTTATCAATGCCGCTTAAGGAGCTCATTGAACGTCATGGTGGAGGAGTGCGCGGCGGTTGGGATAATTTGTTAGCTATTATACCAGGAGGCTCTTCAACCCCAATCATACCAAAGAAAGTTGTTGAAACCGTTATTATGGATTTTGATGGTCTTTTGGCCGCACAAACGTCTCTTGGGACAGCGGCAATTATTATTATGGATAAATCTACAGATGTTGTCAAGGCTATAGCACGACTCTCTGCATTTTATAAGCATGAGAGCTGTGGCCAGTGCACTCCTTGTCGGGAAGGTTTGGCTTGGATAAACAAAATCATGCAACGGTTTGTCACTGGCAAAGCTAAAATAGAGGAAATTAATATGATTTTGGAAGTGACAAAGCAAATTGAAGGACACACTATTTGCGCTTTAGCCGATGGAGCCGTGTGGCCTGTTCAGGGCCTTATGCGTCACTTTAGACCAGAAGTCGAAGCTCGAATAAAACAgtttgaacaaaaaacaaaaaggaagcATACCGTTGGCAGATGTGGATgaagattattttttaaatttttaatttgcccTAATTCATTATTTATCAAGGTAAATTTCAAGAATGATCCAATCATCTAAATTTGTATCTTGACAATAAGAACTTAATttgtaatattcttaaaaaatagctTTGTACGGAGGTTTAAAATTCATGAGTAGTCGCAGTCAAAGATATATTCGCGTGATCACCAAATATGCACACGACTCTATTTCCCCCAGcttgaattaattattatgtaaCCCATATTTTCTTTGCTATATTTAAGTGATTTTAATAAGAATTACACAGATCTCACTGAGTTCCTAATTATCCATAGCGAATTCACATAAGCAGATAGAAAGGTGAGGTAAAGATAAAATGCCAATCTTAAAATTCCCCagatcaattattattattttcggtAGTGCCTTATAAAATCAGCTTACATAAAGGAGGTAGGATAAAAATAATACGatagtattattatattattactttcgaaaaatgttttttcactCATTTaacagttaaataaaattaacaattgcTTAAGAATTTCACGAAAATAACTTTATCTCACAAAAATTCATCACCTATACGATCTAATAAATCGCGTATTCAGATAAGATTTTGGtagctatttatatatgttatcTGGTTTGCTCTTTTAACGCTAACATTGTTCTAATGCCCAAACTTAGTCCTTAATTACTTGTTGCACAGTACTCATTTTGccttccataactttatttttaagcgAAAGGGGATTCGTACATTCGTAGGGAAACTTTATCAGTAAtcgcaaattttattgaaatattggtttagtttagaaatattttgcGGCACTTTACTTATTCCAAGtactgaatgtatgtatgttaagaaTTAAATCTGAATTCTGCTCATATTTATACATTGTTGCCTTAGAAACTGTCTTCTTCTTTTAtagcttttttagtttttaatatatgcatataggtAGATAGTAGTTTACACCTTTGTTACGATTGGCAAAACTTTAGTAAAAGTTTTCTTTGCTTAGCTGCAGGATATTCATTAGGGTGGAgcgattttatttacttttgatttttgcttCGGCATACCTGTAGAAAGTTGcggttttaggtaaaaattaaacacaagaAAAATCAGTAATATCGTGCTAAGTTTAGAGATGCCCCCATCGACacgaagttttgaaattttatgtcaaatactcataaattcgcaaacattttataaacgcTATTTGATGTTCTTAGCGATGCAGTGTTAGATTAAGATAGAAATAAATGGCCTTAAAACATGAGTGTTACGTAACACGGGGGAGGGGTATTACTTTCTTTACACACACCGATTGAGTGACAGTAACTTTTAGACTTTTTGCGCGCTTACAGCAGTTCTCTTGTTCGCCGGCCATTTATTTGGTACTTCTAATTTTACAGATGAAATCGggtaagtaaatatattaagtATGCTTGTAGCCTAGTTTATAACTGTAATTAGTACTTATTACTTGTCTTAATAGCAGAAATATGTCTCAAGTTCAAACACGACGAACTGTCCTGTCTTTGATTTGCGGGATAAGTTACCTGTTTCTCAAATACCTACATAAACAACAAAGTAGCCGACAGTTcttgaaatatctgaaagattggGAATTGTAGGTGTTTAAAAGGGTGTCGTATTACCAAGGAGGAAGTAAGTATCTTAAGgcccttggagacgatcaaataaattcattaaattcttAAGTGTATTGGTGTCGTCGGCTTTTGTCGGCTACACGTTCGTTACACAGATTTGTTGTCGGCTCTGCAAATTTGATCATCCCCaccagtggtcggcactgcttggcacaattgtatgtactttcccgtttcttgagtgggtttatttaaaaaagtaaaatgaggaaaattggaacatgaaattatattttatttgtaattaactAAAACTGATTACGAACTCTAGTCtttgttgtctttctctctgattatgaaggcgtgggaacgctcagagttcgactccctagtgcgagcttgtatatttctaataatttgttcttcaagactctctggcacgcgactGCAATgggaagagaatgacttgcaagacgattttcagtttcaaattaagattctccatcacggagtctttttgataccctaaCCTAAGGACTATTTGTAGAAAGTGGAGATTCTAGCagtaaatatagcctatgttactcggggtgaatgtagctttccaaaggtgaaagaatttttgaaatcggcacagtagtttttgcgtttattcaatacaaacgtacatacaaacttttcctctttataatagtagtatagaagtgtagatatatttgttttaataaaaaaataactaaaatgaataaattagtaCGATAATTCATGTTTAGTGAAAAAATGGAAACCATTCTTAAAATGGAAGGTtccagagttctcactgggtatccttTCTCACGTGCTCACCTATACAGTCACAATTTCTCTCGCGCCGACCACTATCCCCCACTCATGCTTGACGAAAAAAAGCTCATTAGCCTTCTGACGTTCAACACGAACGGTTGCGCGGACGAAATAAATTGCATTGAACATTGCTAGCATTATGAGACAATAAAAATTAGGCATATAGTAATCAGGATGAGAGGAGGAAGCAATAGGAATTTATTTTAgagattttgttttaaaaaattatcttttttaaataaaattccagCAAACGCCAATAAAAGCATATCACCATCCGATGTTTGCATGACAACCGGACGCACTCAAATCTAATATAAAATGATGCTTGAGGCgtttattttaaagtttgcGGGCAAAATACGAGCAAatatcactaacacatatgcaaCGCTTGACGTGATTATTTGATCGTCTGCAAGGGCCTACACTCGACCAAAGGTCAACCAGAAAACTTGTGATAGGCGGGGTCGATATAGTTGCAACTGTGAAggataagaaaaaaacaatatagaAAAGTGTATCGCGTATCACAGAGGTACACTATTTTGACAAACCCTTTTGTTCTTGTTCTTTGGCTGATGACTTTTCAATTGAAAGCAGCAGCTCATCTAGTCCTAACCAAAAAGACCCAGGACAGGTCAACGAAAATTATCAGCAGctcttccaaaaatatattaaatttacctTCATTAGCACTTGGGTGTGTCTCGGACAGATTATAGCTTCTTCTGTCATGTCTTCATAAAACAATCCAAGTTGTGTCATAgatcgtttaaagttttaccgTGAAAGAACTAAGGTCAGATCAACTTTACAAGAAACGGACTGCAATAAAATTCTTCGTGGTTTGAATTTTGACGGAAAGAAGGTTAAGTCTTTGGTTCGTATTGATAAACAAGAGAAATCTTACAGAAAGCGACAGATAGAAGATCATTATCTGATTTTCTCGGAACAAAGAAGCAACTAGTATTTTGGCCATATCACCTGTGACTCGGATACacctaaaaatattaagaacactatattattacatttgaaatCTAAACTGGTAAAGCTGAGTGAATTAGATGTTGTTGGGTGCGATGGAATCGTAGTGAATACAAGTTTCAATGGCCATAATGACCGCTATCAGTATGGGTTGTTTTCTTCTGATTTAGCTAATATGGAGCCTGAATCCCTTAACTATTCTAGATGGCTAATCGAATTCTAATTCGATTGTATGCCCTTTAAACTCATCCAGAAGAAAAGATTGTTGTATTAGCCACGTACGTTATGAAAGTTCATGGAACAATGTagtttacaataaaatgtaattcttCGTGCATTAACGGAGCCAAAAATCTATGGCAAACCATTAACATAAGCCGTTATTTGAATTTCGATATAAAATCAATCGATGGAATACTTTGATTCCAACAAAATGGATATTTTGGTAACCCAGAAAATATTATCATTGCCATGCTTGGTGACGACAGATGAGTTATAAGGAATATTGCATATCGATGACTTGTAAAAGCAAGATCAGAGAATGCTCGAAAAATTCGTTTATTTCGTTCGTTTAAAGTACCTGCATTCAACTTCGATGTCAAAGGTTACACTGACATAATTATGTGGCGAGACTGTGATATAACTGATCCACCTCTAACTTTAAATATGTCTAATGAAACCTTGAAAGACATTTTCAAAAACGGTATTGGTCCATGCCACACCCAAGCCGTGGAGTACTGCGCCAAGTTCGTACAGAAGCATGAGTGCGAACGAGATGGTTTTATTAGGGCAAGGCTGCTATCGTGTCAACGAATGTCTTAtttcaatacaatacaatacagtttgatgtgtaaatataatagtattaatataatagtaatataagagaaaatttttcttaataaatgattaaaaagtcaatttttttaattttcgactgTACTGTACCTCAAAACATTCAGCCGGCTGTtgctgtatattttttatgtttgttttatttattaaaaagcaaCTTTTCATAGCTATGCTGTTAAAatactaaacaaaaattttgtctCCATACATTATCGCTCCACCTCAATACTCGTATTCATGataatttcacaaataaaacaagtaaggaagggctaagttcgggagtaaccgaacattttatactctcgcaatttatttatttaactttatttatgttatataatacacaatttgacccacatattcgtcatatatattgtataaagtccattgaaagttggaaaccataatattgggttagaagcaccgaggtcctcgtgttcgatatatggggccttaaaaacctatggtccgatttcagcgatttttagaatggggctgccacactattaacatagtatttatttgtgcaaagttctgcaccgatatcttcattagtacttactttatatattgtaaagtaaacgattcagattgtcttcaaagttctggtatatcggaagtaggcgtggtt
This genomic interval carries:
- the LOC105219131 gene encoding NADH dehydrogenase [ubiquinone] flavoprotein 1, mitochondrial-like, translated to MSVLYLRNSTVKFNKKYAVLISPFRRKGVNSSASKGSRQTQGTKPPPNKAPPPVPPGVPPPQTKKTFGPLSDQDRIFTNLHGRHDWRLKGALKQGDWYKTRDILLKGSEWIINEMKASGLRGRGGAGFSTGLKWSFMSKPPDGRPKFLVVNADEGEPGTCKDRDILRHSPHKLVEGCLLAGRAIGARAAIIYIRGEFYNEACNTQTAIAEAYNAGFLGKNVCGSGFDFDVYMHRGAGAYVCGEETALIESLEGKTGKPRLKPPFPADVGVFGCPTTVNNVETISVAPTILRRGANWFASFGRTRNSGTKIFAISGHVNKPCTFEEELSMPLKELIERHGGGVRGGWDNLLAIIPGGSSTPIIPKKVVETVIMDFDGLLAAQTSLGTAAIIIMDKSTDVVKAIARLSAFYKHESCGQCTPCREGLAWINKIMQRFVTGKAKIEEINMILEVTKQIEGHTICALADGAVWPVQGLMRHFRPEVEARIKQFEQKTKRKHTVGRCG